TAATGCTAGACCTGTATTGTTCTTCAATGCATAGTATTAAATTAGGTCTTAAATTCATAGTAGCGTCAAAAGCGATAGTTGTGTAGTTACTATAGTAACCCTCTGCAATCATAAAAACTAAATTAGGTCTAAAAGACAACGAATTAATCTCAAGAACAATATGTTTTACTGAATTTTCTGTTTGACCATATGGCAAGATATAGCTTGACTTCATTGTAATATAATTGTTTTCACTTTTCGCTGTTTTTATTATATTTTTTATACTTGACACTTTATCTATTAAATTTTGCATGCTTTCAGTTTTATTTGCTGAAATATTTTTATTTGTCAAATTTGATGCAAAAGTATTTTTTAATGTTTCTATTTTTGTTTTAGTTGTACTTAGTTTATCTGTGCTCAGAAAAGGGCTTCCTAACACATTAGCTATATTATTTTTACCACCTTGAAAGTCAGTTTGTATACTTTGTAATGTTGTCATAAGTTCCCCTAAACTAGCATTATCAGTTAATTTAGTTGCCATTTCTTCACCTCGCTTATATCATATCTATCAAATTATTTGCTATTGTAATACCTTTAGTTCTCTGCCCATTTACTTCTGTGTTTAATTCATTTTGTTTATCTGCTAATTCTTTCAATGCTCCTTCTACATTACTACTTGTAAATAAATTATCTATATCCTCTATAGTCGCTCTTTCTGCTGTTATTTGAATACTATCTAAACTAGCTTTTACCTCATTTATAGCATTTACAATATTATCTTTTTTAGTTGTTGTTAATGATGTTTTATTACCTAAGTTAGTTGCTAACTCATTTATGGCTCCTACTGTATTATTTTTATCTGTTGTTTTAAGGAGTGTTATATCTCCTATTTTATCCCCTAAATCTTTTTTAGCATCATCTATTTTCTTATTTGTTGCTGTATTGTTTTCAGCTGTCTTTTTATCTAAATTAGTTATACTTGTTTTTATTTTTTCTTCATCTTTTTTAGTTAAAAATATTGCAGTAGGGTCAACAACTAATGTCACTTTCTCTACATTAGATACTTCTATGATAAATTTCAAGTATAAGTCTTTCATAGCTCCATTGCCAACCTTTGGTTTGTAAGTTTCAGGACTTTTACAAATTGCAATCATATCTCCTTCATTATCTATAAGAGCCATTTCTCTAACTGTGAATCCACCTATCGAACCAGGGATACATGCTGTTGCAATAATCCAGTTAGGATTATTTTCATCATTATCAAAAGCATTTATATTACCTTCCCAAACTTTATTTTTTAATGCTGTTTGCTCTTCTGTTGGATTATAATAATTTCCTCCACCATCTCCTGCTTGAATCTTCTCTAAAATCACTGACTTACCTAACATTCCTGCATTAGCAATCTTAGCTTTACCTATGTTTGTTAGTATTGTGTAAAATTGTTCATCAGCCACTTATACCACCTCCTTTTGGATATACTGTTAACGTTTCTGAACTCATGTTGTGAGCTAATGCAAACTTAGCTTTAACATTAGCTTTTAATTCTTTGCTTGAATAAGGATATACAGTTATTTCTTCGCTCATAATTGCTGTTTGTGCAAAAT
This sequence is a window from Clostridioides difficile. Protein-coding genes within it:
- a CDS encoding phage tail protein, with product MADEQFYTILTNIGKAKIANAGMLGKSVILEKIQAGDGGGNYYNPTEEQTALKNKVWEGNINAFDNDENNPNWIIATACIPGSIGGFTVREMALIDNEGDMIAICKSPETYKPKVGNGAMKDLYLKFIIEVSNVEKVTLVVDPTAIFLTKKDEEKIKTSITNLDKKTAENNTATNKKIDDAKKDLGDKIGDITLLKTTDKNNTVGAINELATNLGNKTSLTTTKKDNIVNAINEVKASLDSIQITAERATIEDIDNLFTSSNVEGALKELADKQNELNTEVNGQRTKGITIANNLIDMI